From one Candidatus Hydrogenedentota bacterium genomic stretch:
- a CDS encoding sugar ABC transporter ATP-binding protein, whose translation RERFGIRAATLEQPVETLSGGNQQKVALAKWLETAPRLLLLDEPTRGVDIGAKQEIYGLMNEWSRTGITLLLITSEMPELLALSDRIIVMHQGAITGRFDRGEATQEKILAAAMGRTGTDDEGEVPQA comes from the coding sequence CGGGAGCGTTTCGGCATCCGCGCGGCCACGCTGGAGCAGCCGGTGGAGACGCTTTCGGGGGGCAACCAGCAGAAGGTGGCCCTGGCCAAGTGGCTGGAGACGGCGCCGCGCCTGCTGCTGCTGGACGAGCCCACGCGGGGCGTGGACATTGGGGCGAAGCAGGAAATCTACGGGCTCATGAACGAGTGGTCGCGGACGGGCATCACCCTGCTGCTCATCACGTCGGAAATGCCCGAGCTGCTGGCCCTGAGCGACCGGATCATCGTGATGCACCAGGGCGCGATCACCGGGCGCTTCGACCGGGGCGAGGCCACGCAGGAAAAAATTTTGGCGGCGGCCATGGGCCGGACCGGAACGGATGACGAGGGAGAGGTTCCACAGGCATGA